Within Triticum dicoccoides isolate Atlit2015 ecotype Zavitan chromosome 1B, WEW_v2.0, whole genome shotgun sequence, the genomic segment TCTCTCAAGAGAAGTACATCCAAGATCTTCTCACTCGTGCCTGCCTCACTGATCAGCGCACGATTGACACTCCTATGGAGTTTGGTCTCCATCTTCGTCCTGGTGAGGGTGAACCCCTTGCAGATCCCACACGCTACCGCCATCTTGTTGGGAGCCTTGTCTATCTAGGCATCACTCGTCCTGACATTTCTTATGCTGTGCACATTCTAAGTCAGTTTGTCTCTGCTCCCACTCAACTTCACTACagtcaccttcttcgtgttcttcgttacCTTCGTGGTACCGTGACTCGTCGCTTATTCTTCCCTCGCTCCAGCTCTCTTCAGCTTCAGGCCTACTGTGATGCTACCTGGGCCAGCGATCCCACTGATCGCCGCTCTCTCTCTACCTATTGTGTTTTTCTTGGCTCCTCCCTGATTGCCTGGAAGACCAAGAAGCAGAATGCTGTATCTCgctccagtgctgaggctgagcTGCGAGCTATGGCGTCCGTGACTGCAGAAATTACTTGGCTACGATGGCTTCTGCTCACTTCATAACAGATTTAACCATATTCTCTATGTCATTATCCGGACTAATGGGTATGATGCTTTCTAGACCCTGGCATGCAAATTTCAGACACAACCAATAGCGCCTGCCTTCACCGCAAAGGAAAATCATAGTATTAAGATATACTATCCCTTCCGGTGTTACTGTCGGTGTCTTTCTCTTTCGGGTGTTCGTACTCTGATCCACATACCAATTGCGGGTTTTCAACAGGAATTTGGATACTTCTGGGAGTATTTTGATTGATAGCTTGATTGATTTGCTGCAAACATAGAATATTTCTTTGTAAGCacgtacttctccatcacaaatgcAATATATACATATTATTTGATAGATCTCCTAAGCTAACAACAAAGGACAAAGGGCATAGCTTACATGCTATTGTAAGCAAAGGGGTAGTTCGTAGGAACCACATTGACAAACAAGCGCCTTGGCAGATGAAAGAGGGCAAATTCAAACCATGGTTCCGTTTCAGCATCTTCTGGGTGCATCAGAACTCTCCAGCCACCAACGTACCCATCGCACTCTCGGACAGGATACTGGAACATTGGTCCTCCCTCGTATTCTTGGAATTGAacaatatggtatgtatgctaaggGGGAAAAAACGTACAGTAATAGATCAAACGCATGAATGCCCAAGCATGCTTAAAAGTAGCAAAGACAAGCTGTTCATTTTTAACGATTTTTTTCAAGCAAATTTCAGGGTTCAATTTATCGACGTTTTTCGTCCCATGGCTTGTTGAAAAAAAAATCGGGCTAGAAATGAAATGCCGAGTATTGCTGTTCAATAAAAATCAATGAATGAAACAAAGGGGTAAATACTAAGGTGTAGGTAAGTAATAGTAGCAACTTAGCAAGAAGTAGGTTCATTCTGTATAGTAAAATAGACATATCTGCTCATAAATACAGTACAACATGATAATATGACACAAAAATTTCTGCTACCAAACATCTACAATATAACATGTGTACAAAATAAAAAATATCGAGTTTGTTCAATTCATACTGACCGCTGCGTCATACGGTGAGGTAACAGGGACACCTTTCCTTCCAAATGAAGAACCTTTCATGTTCATCGAACTTAAGTCCCGGAACCTCTGATGAGTAGCCAAATATGTCTTGATGAGAGAAGGTACTGGCTGATGAATCTGGATAGGCGGGAAAACAAAAATATCCTGCATATAGAATTACGAGAATTAGAAATAATTAACAGGTATAAATTGTATCAATTAGTAGATCAATCGAGAAACCTATTGAGCAACATACAGATGGCTTTCTTTGCTGCAGGCGCAATACCCCCTCTTCAGCCTCATTGTTAGCAAACTTCATGGCTTCATCGTGGTTCTGACCTGATGATCCTGATTTTCATATATTAGCACAAAGGCAGCACCCATCAGcttttattttataataatcagaACTGACAGAACATAAAAAATATTACCACACTGCCCAAGCATATATTTTCTCGTGTGTCCAAGCGTATGGCAGACGCATTCAGTTCACACGTCTCCTTGCATTCTAAAACCCTAGACCAGGGTACTGATCGAACCCAATGTACCACCAAATTAGCAACGCGGATAATTAATTAGAGAAACCTAAACCTTATCGGTCCTGGAATGCCCAAAAACATTGAGAGCGAGGCTAGGGAATAGTCGAAATGGGATCCGAAGGGTAGCGAACAACTTGATCGTGGTCCTCGTAAGCCAAAAACAACCCCTAATCGAACAGAAATCCGCGACTAATCCCAGCATTAGCGCAAGCAAACGAAGGAATTGGATCAAACCTCTTGGCAAATTCTTGACAGTCGGCGGCGCCATCGCGGTCACACGCTTTGGGTGGCGTCGGCGGTCACGCGCTTGCAGCTGGGTTTTCTTTCGAGGCAGCTGGTGGCGTCGCGGAGAAGAA encodes:
- the LOC119350343 gene encoding uncharacterized protein LOC119350343, whose product is MAPPTVKNLPRGSSGQNHDEAMKFANNEAEEGVLRLQQRKPSDIFVFPPIQIHQPVPSLIKTYLATHQRFRDLSSMNMKGSSFGRKGVPVTSPYDAAICLFYYTE